From one Tetragenococcus osmophilus genomic stretch:
- a CDS encoding phosphomevalonate kinase: MIEVSAPGKLYIAGEYAVVEPGHLAVIAAVDQFINVTIESATENGSIQSQQYSDLPIRWTRRNGELVLDHRENPFHYILAAIRLTERYAKEQGTLLSFYHLKVTSELDNSSGRKYGLGSSGAVTVGTVKALNLFYDLQMDPLMQFKIAALAHLAVQGNGSCGDIAASCFGGWLAFSTFDHEWVKQRQTKWPISDLLKSDWPKLSIQPLQSPKHMRLLIGWTGSPASTSDLVDQVNQSKQDKSATQKDYEQFLIDSHHCVKELIDGFMKDNVVKIKEMIQKNRQLLQKLSSATNVVIETPALKQLCDLAENCGGAAKSSGAGGGDCGIVIADQKTGILPLMSKWEKADIIPLPLHVYHYRGGPK, translated from the coding sequence ATGATTGAAGTATCCGCCCCGGGAAAATTATATATCGCAGGAGAATATGCCGTTGTCGAACCTGGTCACTTGGCTGTTATTGCAGCTGTCGATCAATTTATCAATGTAACTATTGAAAGTGCCACCGAAAACGGGAGTATTCAATCGCAACAATATAGTGATTTACCTATACGCTGGACAAGAAGAAACGGAGAACTTGTCTTAGACCACCGGGAAAATCCTTTTCATTATATTTTAGCCGCTATTCGTTTAACTGAACGTTATGCTAAAGAACAAGGGACATTATTGAGCTTTTACCATCTTAAAGTAACCAGCGAACTAGATAATTCAAGTGGACGCAAATACGGCTTAGGTTCAAGTGGGGCCGTTACGGTAGGTACAGTTAAAGCACTCAATCTTTTTTATGATTTGCAAATGGACCCACTTATGCAATTCAAAATTGCCGCTTTAGCTCACTTAGCTGTTCAAGGAAATGGTTCTTGCGGAGATATTGCAGCTAGCTGTTTTGGTGGCTGGTTGGCTTTTTCAACTTTTGATCATGAGTGGGTAAAACAAAGACAAACGAAATGGCCTATTAGCGATCTTTTGAAAAGTGATTGGCCTAAACTTTCGATTCAACCATTACAATCGCCTAAGCATATGCGTTTGTTAATTGGATGGACAGGTAGCCCAGCTTCTACTTCAGATTTAGTGGACCAGGTCAATCAATCAAAACAAGATAAAAGTGCTACTCAAAAGGATTATGAACAATTTTTAATAGATAGTCATCACTGTGTAAAAGAGCTGATTGATGGTTTTATGAAAGATAATGTGGTGAAAATCAAAGAAATGATTCAAAAAAACCGTCAGCTATTACAAAAACTTTCGTCAGCAACTAATGTCGTCATTGAAACACCAGCATTAAAACAACTATGCGACCTAGCAGAAAATTGTGGTGGCGCAGCAAAATCTTCTGGCGCAGGAGGTGGCGACTGTGGTATTGTCATTGCCGACCAAAAAACTGGTATTTTACCCCTAATGAGTAAGTGGGAAAAGGCTGACATTATTCCTTTACCTTTACATGTCTACCATTACCGAGGAGGCCCTAAATGA